A genomic region of Cloacibacillus sp. contains the following coding sequences:
- a CDS encoding TIGR00366 family protein — MEEKSAKRKFSMPNTFVVISIFIMLATALTWLIPSGSFERAFDEATGRTLVVPGTFKLLPHTPVSLPQMVMSIYEGMVDAANIIFFTFFSYGFMVMLIKVGAFDAGVGAMIRKLKEKDHYAMPLIAIIFSLMGAAFGIYEETYGFVPVVMSLGVALGYDPFYGAITVLGGMATGYAAASINPYTVAIAQTIGELPLFSGMAFRWICYLCFMSFFLTYMCRYGRMVKADPTKSYVYGVEFPFLSTSSSAELVAKDFNTRHKISLILCFSTVFIFAYGAIKYGWYFSELSAIFIVMMFVIGAVNKQSINDTCEAFVDISKNILFAAFVIGLSRAILVVLQKGQIIDTVCYYFSNSLSDMPKVVAAEAMFGFQTLLNLFIPSGSGQAVTSMPLMIPLADLLGINRQIAVLTFQFGDGFSNIFWPTACATLCAVSGVPINRWWKFFAPYCLYVTLITIAMIAVAVSINYGPF, encoded by the coding sequence GTGGAAGAAAAGAGTGCAAAAAGAAAGTTTTCCATGCCCAATACGTTTGTTGTAATTTCGATCTTTATTATGCTGGCTACGGCGCTCACCTGGCTGATCCCCTCGGGGAGCTTTGAGCGCGCCTTCGACGAAGCTACCGGCAGGACGCTGGTCGTGCCTGGAACTTTCAAACTGCTTCCACACACGCCGGTCAGCCTGCCACAGATGGTCATGTCCATCTATGAGGGGATGGTAGACGCGGCGAACATCATTTTCTTTACCTTCTTCTCTTATGGTTTTATGGTGATGCTGATCAAGGTCGGCGCCTTCGACGCCGGCGTCGGCGCGATGATACGGAAGCTCAAGGAGAAAGACCATTATGCGATGCCGCTGATCGCCATCATATTTTCACTGATGGGAGCGGCTTTTGGAATATATGAAGAGACATACGGTTTCGTCCCCGTGGTGATGAGCCTCGGCGTAGCGCTTGGCTACGACCCCTTCTACGGCGCCATCACGGTCCTCGGAGGCATGGCGACGGGATACGCGGCGGCCTCGATCAACCCATACACGGTCGCCATCGCGCAGACCATCGGCGAACTGCCGCTGTTTTCCGGCATGGCCTTCCGCTGGATCTGCTATCTGTGCTTCATGTCGTTTTTCCTCACCTATATGTGCCGTTATGGGCGCATGGTAAAGGCCGACCCGACAAAAAGCTATGTTTACGGCGTCGAATTCCCATTTTTATCCACCTCATCATCGGCGGAACTCGTAGCCAAGGACTTTAACACAAGACATAAGATATCGCTGATACTCTGTTTCTCGACCGTTTTTATCTTCGCCTATGGCGCTATCAAATACGGCTGGTACTTCTCGGAACTTTCAGCGATCTTTATCGTCATGATGTTCGTCATTGGGGCTGTCAACAAACAGAGCATCAACGATACCTGCGAAGCCTTTGTAGACATCTCAAAGAACATCCTCTTCGCGGCATTCGTCATCGGCCTCTCCCGCGCCATCCTCGTCGTGCTGCAGAAGGGACAGATAATCGACACCGTCTGTTACTATTTCTCCAACAGCCTCAGCGATATGCCTAAAGTCGTCGCGGCGGAGGCGATGTTCGGCTTTCAGACGCTTCTTAACCTGTTCATCCCCTCCGGCAGCGGCCAGGCCGTCACCTCGATGCCGCTCATGATACCGCTTGCCGACCTGCTCGGCATCAACCGCCAGATCGCCGTGCTGACCTTCCAGTTTGGAGACGGGTTTTCCAACATTTTCTGGCCCACGGCCTGCGCCACCCTCTGCGCCGTCTCCGGCGTTCCAATCAACCGGTGGTGGAAATTTTTCGCCCCCTACTGCCTTTATGTCACGCTAATAACGATCGCCATGATCGCCGTAGCCGTCTCGATAAATTACGGTCCCTTCTAA
- a CDS encoding M20 family metallopeptidase yields MKNIAEILETKKASILELEKFLYNNPEIEMEEFKAKEKFITLLRRENFTIESDIAGLPTAFVAHKSSGAGPSIGIMAEYDALPGMGHACGHNLIGAMGFGTAVVLAEILGELKGSVYLFGSPAEETGRGKPGLLREGWLKKADVAMMVHPMKFSALTSNMVNLEGYDITFHGRASHAAGSPENGVNALDAAVIFYNSVGLLRQQTLDGSRVHMIITNGGAAVNIIPDTAALRVEIRHENLKYFRGLVDKVLGIARASAQAAGCTVYIEMFEPPIACMKNNRVMIDLFKKHLHEAGITEYVEEFSTGGCTDMGNVSQEVPSIHPFMKMVRPDSDEHTLEFLKDVDEPYAIEQMYKIIECMAGVGADILKEPRRLQEIKDDFAKA; encoded by the coding sequence TTGAAAAACATTGCTGAAATCTTGGAGACAAAAAAGGCGTCTATCCTGGAACTGGAAAAATTCCTCTATAACAACCCGGAGATCGAGATGGAGGAATTCAAAGCGAAGGAAAAGTTCATTACGCTCCTGCGGCGTGAGAATTTCACTATCGAAAGCGATATCGCGGGCCTGCCGACCGCCTTCGTGGCCCATAAAAGCAGCGGCGCGGGCCCCAGCATCGGGATCATGGCCGAATACGACGCCCTGCCGGGAATGGGGCACGCCTGCGGGCATAATCTCATCGGCGCCATGGGCTTCGGAACAGCGGTCGTGCTGGCGGAAATACTTGGAGAGCTGAAGGGAAGCGTCTATCTTTTCGGAAGTCCGGCGGAGGAGACTGGCAGGGGCAAACCAGGGCTTTTGCGGGAGGGCTGGCTCAAAAAGGCGGACGTGGCCATGATGGTGCATCCGATGAAATTTTCCGCCCTCACCTCCAACATGGTCAATCTTGAGGGCTACGACATCACCTTTCACGGACGCGCCTCACACGCGGCGGGTTCGCCTGAAAACGGCGTCAACGCGCTTGACGCCGCGGTGATATTCTATAACTCCGTCGGCCTTTTAAGGCAGCAGACGCTCGACGGTTCGCGCGTGCACATGATAATCACAAACGGCGGCGCGGCGGTGAATATCATTCCCGATACCGCGGCGCTGCGCGTCGAGATACGCCACGAAAACCTCAAGTATTTCCGCGGGCTCGTGGATAAGGTCCTCGGTATCGCCCGCGCGTCGGCCCAGGCCGCCGGCTGCACGGTGTACATAGAGATGTTCGAACCGCCGATAGCCTGCATGAAAAACAACAGGGTGATGATAGATCTCTTCAAAAAGCATCTGCACGAAGCCGGCATTACGGAATATGTGGAGGAATTCAGCACCGGCGGCTGTACCGATATGGGCAACGTGAGCCAGGAGGTACCCTCCATCCACCCATTTATGAAGATGGTCCGCCCCGACTCTGACGAGCATACCCTCGAATTTTTAAAGGACGTCGACGAACCTTACGCGATAGAGCAGATGTATAAGATCATCGAGTGTATGGCCGGAGTCGGCGCTGACATTCTCAAAGAACCGCGGCGGCTGCAGGAGATAAAAGACGATTTCGCAAAGGCATAG
- a CDS encoding cobalamin-dependent protein (Presence of a B(12) (cobalamin)-binding domain implies dependence on cobalamin itself, in one of its several forms, or in some unusual lineages, dependence on a cobalamin-like analog.): protein MSIAQVRQYMVDGDGDAVVALVNDLLAKGTAAQEIMNGLTEEMGILGQKFENFEVFLPDLMIAGDAFMQIMSVLKEHLVAATDGTAAKTVIIGTVKGDYHDIGKNIVGIVLQANGFNVVDLGADVDPVAYLDAARKEKADVVGLSALMTTTMPGQEEFIKLVKDAGEKGKYLVCVGGAPTSVEWAERIGADVWSFDAFECAAKLKKLLG from the coding sequence ATGTCAATAGCACAGGTTCGCCAGTATATGGTTGATGGTGATGGAGATGCGGTGGTAGCCCTTGTAAACGACTTACTCGCCAAAGGCACGGCTGCACAGGAGATCATGAACGGTCTCACAGAAGAGATGGGCATACTCGGACAGAAGTTTGAGAACTTCGAAGTATTCCTTCCCGACCTTATGATCGCGGGCGACGCCTTCATGCAGATAATGTCCGTCCTTAAGGAACACCTTGTCGCCGCCACCGACGGCACCGCGGCCAAGACCGTTATCATCGGCACCGTCAAGGGCGACTATCACGACATAGGAAAGAACATCGTCGGCATAGTCCTCCAGGCCAACGGATTCAACGTCGTAGACCTCGGCGCGGACGTAGACCCTGTAGCATACCTCGACGCGGCCCGCAAAGAAAAGGCTGACGTAGTCGGCCTCTCCGCCCTGATGACCACAACGATGCCCGGACAGGAAGAGTTCATCAAGCTTGTTAAGGATGCCGGAGAGAAGGGCAAGTACCTCGTCTGCGTAGGCGGAGCCCCGACCTCGGTCGAATGGGCTGAGCGCATCGGCGCCGACGTATGGTCCTTCGACGCATTTGAGTGCGCGGCGAAACTTAAGAAGCTTCTCGGATAG
- a CDS encoding monomethylamine:corrinoid methyltransferase, with the protein MSTFRMWEVFAKADDGPFYKDQGEWMIKSFIPNMRRVVKEHNIKYDGKTIVNQDDDLADRVWEAAKDFFVSVGVYNQDTHRVMKFTEREVNEVLYTKRPKYMIGAGHDQRWLQVRAVEDKERRPFHLFSPDANFSTDIHKKACMAYLKEPLLDGLCAPLLEDFMGRKATSQNPTEVAAAMEHAMNLRDAQRLVGRPDVWTVSVGTAESAQAQIAAGNPVWGVRQSHLDGRMVSILTEMTTNNAMLNKSLHYRSYGNVFGNLCGAIFGGHAGGTEGTLVLQTAYNIEGACLYGSCWALNFPFHLKWQSTTTRELLWLQSVLSQAMSRNSNLIFLNNLFANAGPGTDQLYWECANHAIALESSGGNPWGAATCRNKFTDMATPLESRFYHETNEASFKMRLSRAKAEEICQKIMEKYEKLIPVDNYGKHIQEVYDMERLAPRQEYLDQYERMRDELNKLGVEYAY; encoded by the coding sequence ATGTCAACGTTCAGAATGTGGGAAGTATTCGCAAAGGCCGATGACGGCCCGTTCTATAAGGACCAGGGAGAGTGGATGATCAAGAGTTTCATCCCCAACATGAGAAGGGTCGTCAAAGAGCACAACATCAAGTATGACGGAAAGACGATCGTCAACCAGGACGACGACCTCGCCGACAGAGTATGGGAGGCCGCGAAGGACTTCTTCGTATCAGTTGGCGTATATAACCAGGATACTCACCGCGTCATGAAGTTTACGGAGCGCGAAGTCAACGAAGTTCTCTACACAAAGCGCCCCAAGTACATGATCGGCGCCGGCCATGACCAGCGCTGGCTTCAGGTCCGCGCGGTAGAAGACAAGGAGCGCCGTCCCTTCCACCTCTTCAGCCCCGACGCCAACTTCAGCACCGACATTCACAAGAAGGCCTGCATGGCTTACCTGAAGGAACCCCTTCTTGACGGCCTCTGCGCTCCTCTGCTTGAGGACTTCATGGGCCGCAAGGCGACCTCCCAGAACCCGACCGAAGTAGCGGCGGCAATGGAGCACGCGATGAACCTCAGAGACGCCCAGCGCCTCGTCGGCAGACCCGACGTGTGGACGGTCTCCGTCGGCACCGCGGAATCGGCACAGGCTCAGATCGCGGCGGGAAATCCCGTCTGGGGCGTACGCCAGTCACATCTCGACGGCCGCATGGTCTCTATCCTCACAGAGATGACGACCAACAACGCGATGCTCAACAAGTCGCTCCACTACCGTTCATACGGCAACGTATTCGGTAACCTCTGCGGCGCCATCTTCGGCGGACACGCGGGCGGCACCGAAGGTACGCTCGTCCTCCAGACGGCTTACAATATCGAAGGCGCGTGCCTCTACGGCTCATGCTGGGCGCTGAACTTCCCCTTCCACCTCAAGTGGCAGTCGACGACCACCAGAGAGCTCCTCTGGCTCCAGAGCGTACTGAGTCAGGCGATGTCACGCAACTCGAACCTCATCTTCCTCAACAACCTATTTGCGAACGCAGGTCCCGGAACAGATCAGCTCTACTGGGAGTGCGCGAACCACGCTATCGCCCTCGAGTCTTCGGGCGGCAACCCATGGGGCGCAGCGACCTGCCGCAACAAGTTTACCGACATGGCGACACCGCTTGAATCACGCTTCTACCATGAGACGAACGAGGCCTCCTTCAAGATGCGTCTGAGCAGGGCGAAGGCGGAAGAGATCTGCCAGAAGATCATGGAAAAGTACGAGAAGCTTATCCCCGTCGACAACTACGGCAAACATATCCAGGAAGTTTACGATATGGAACGCCTCGCACCGCGTCAGGAATATCTCGACCAGTATGAGCGCATGAGGGACGAACTCAACAAGCTCGGCGTCGAATACGCCTATTAA
- a CDS encoding uroporphyrinogen decarboxylase family protein, translating into MNGKERVLKALRFEEVDRVPWVPFTGVHVAKLVDSNAEELLKNGDILVEAVSAAAERYYADGVCSAFDLQAEAEVLGCALHWSKNNPPAVTGHVLAQGKTLEDLPEFTKDKGRLPMFFEATKKLVEKVGDEKAVFALCCGPFTLALHLRGSAFIMDMMKKPDEAHKVLEYCAEITRRMGEWYMETGAHVVAVVDPMTSQIAPKHFEAFVTPYVKPVIDEVHGRGGIVTLFCCGNATKNIELMMKSKPDAIAFDEQVDLQFVKDLADKYHVSFEGNIPLTTTLLFGSPRECVADIKKRIEIGGRRGYILSPGCDLPYDTPFYNLEAVGKYAATGEEPSETSGFMSLEEALNNAEESGDVFEDVKIEPGKVFIEIVTLDSEGCAPCQYMCEAVKNVAPIYGDKLTWRESLIKSAAGIKRTMSLGVATLPTLLINNEVVFDNITPTTDALIKEIDKRL; encoded by the coding sequence ATGAACGGTAAAGAGAGAGTTTTGAAGGCTCTGCGTTTTGAAGAGGTAGACCGTGTACCGTGGGTTCCCTTCACCGGCGTCCATGTGGCTAAGCTCGTAGACTCTAACGCCGAAGAGCTTTTAAAGAACGGAGATATTCTTGTAGAGGCCGTCAGCGCGGCCGCCGAACGTTATTATGCGGACGGCGTCTGCTCGGCCTTCGACCTGCAGGCGGAGGCAGAAGTCCTCGGATGCGCTCTGCACTGGAGCAAGAACAACCCGCCGGCAGTCACCGGCCACGTACTCGCGCAGGGCAAAACGCTGGAAGATCTGCCTGAATTCACAAAGGACAAGGGCCGTCTGCCGATGTTCTTCGAGGCGACGAAAAAGCTCGTGGAGAAGGTAGGAGACGAAAAGGCCGTTTTCGCCCTCTGCTGCGGCCCGTTCACGCTCGCGCTGCATCTGCGCGGCTCGGCCTTCATCATGGACATGATGAAAAAGCCGGACGAGGCCCATAAGGTCCTTGAATACTGCGCCGAGATCACGCGCCGCATGGGCGAGTGGTATATGGAGACCGGCGCGCATGTCGTGGCCGTCGTCGACCCGATGACGAGCCAGATCGCCCCGAAACACTTCGAGGCTTTCGTCACACCCTACGTGAAACCCGTGATCGACGAGGTGCATGGCAGGGGCGGCATCGTCACGCTCTTCTGCTGCGGCAACGCGACAAAGAACATCGAACTCATGATGAAGAGCAAGCCCGACGCGATCGCCTTCGACGAACAGGTCGACCTCCAGTTCGTCAAAGACCTCGCCGATAAATATCACGTCTCCTTCGAAGGTAATATCCCGCTGACGACGACTCTGCTCTTCGGCTCCCCGCGCGAATGCGTAGCGGATATCAAGAAGAGAATAGAGATCGGCGGCCGCCGCGGATATATCCTCTCACCTGGCTGCGACCTGCCCTACGACACCCCGTTCTATAACCTCGAGGCCGTCGGCAAGTACGCCGCGACCGGCGAAGAACCCTCTGAGACCTCCGGATTTATGTCGCTCGAAGAGGCGCTCAACAACGCCGAAGAATCGGGAGACGTCTTCGAAGATGTAAAGATAGAGCCCGGCAAGGTATTCATCGAGATAGTCACCCTCGACTCGGAGGGCTGCGCTCCCTGCCAGTATATGTGCGAGGCGGTAAAGAACGTGGCTCCGATCTACGGCGACAAGCTGACCTGGCGTGAATCGCTGATCAAGAGCGCCGCCGGCATCAAACGCACGATGTCTCTCGGCGTCGCAACGCTGCCTACGCTTCTTATCAACAACGAGGTCGTCTTCGACAACATCACGCCGACGACGGACGCGCTCATCAAAGAGATAGATAAGAGACTGTAA
- the nhaC gene encoding Na+/H+ antiporter NhaC — MESSTKRPSFPVALGTFICIAGIISFGLLGLGLDAHVPIAVAAAVAALVGKFIVGVTWEEMEISICNAISSSIGALLILIAIGMLVGSWVQAGVVPGLIYYGFDVLSPGIFLFATLIICSIVSVAIGASWGVGGTIGVALIGIAAGLGIPAPLAAGVIISGAYFGDKMSPLSDTTNLAPAVSGSNLFDHIRAMMWTTIPSYLIVIVITIVLGFTFSGGANGAFDASRIEAFQKILSAEFQINPIFVAVPPIVVLGLVMMKCPALPGMIAGAATASCIAMFQGKSLAEALGAIHYGYESTIATKLSETSMEALPALMNELGIHGVSADMAHEVSSMVVELLNRGGLDSMMWSLSLIMIALVLGGVMESCNYLTVLLNPLLYKVRTVGGFVSLVVASCFVSNVFLGDQYLAIVVPGRMFKSAVARTDLSPRMLSRTLEDCGMLTAVLIPWTGCGAFQSSALGVPTLAYAPYCFLNYINPFVAIALSYLGIGNYWGKDKADKVEKRTALVFPREEAEA, encoded by the coding sequence ATGGAAAGCAGCACAAAAAGACCGTCCTTCCCCGTTGCCCTGGGGACCTTCATCTGTATCGCGGGAATCATAAGTTTTGGATTGCTCGGCCTCGGCCTTGACGCCCATGTGCCGATCGCGGTGGCCGCGGCGGTGGCGGCCCTCGTCGGCAAATTTATTGTGGGCGTGACCTGGGAAGAGATGGAGATCTCCATCTGCAACGCCATCTCTTCGTCCATCGGCGCTCTTCTCATCCTCATCGCGATCGGCATGCTCGTCGGCTCATGGGTACAGGCCGGAGTCGTTCCCGGTCTTATCTATTATGGATTCGACGTGCTCTCACCCGGCATTTTCCTCTTCGCCACGCTCATTATATGCTCCATCGTATCCGTAGCTATCGGCGCCTCATGGGGAGTCGGCGGCACGATCGGCGTCGCCCTCATCGGTATCGCCGCCGGACTTGGTATCCCCGCCCCTCTAGCGGCCGGCGTAATAATCTCCGGCGCCTATTTCGGCGATAAGATGTCGCCCCTCTCCGACACGACGAACCTGGCCCCCGCGGTCTCCGGCTCGAACCTCTTCGACCATATCCGCGCAATGATGTGGACGACGATCCCTTCGTACCTCATCGTCATTGTGATAACGATCGTCCTCGGGTTCACCTTCTCCGGCGGCGCAAACGGAGCCTTTGACGCGAGCCGCATCGAGGCGTTTCAGAAGATACTGTCAGCGGAATTCCAGATCAATCCCATCTTCGTAGCCGTACCTCCCATCGTCGTTCTCGGCCTGGTCATGATGAAATGCCCGGCGCTGCCCGGTATGATAGCCGGCGCCGCTACAGCTTCGTGTATCGCCATGTTCCAGGGCAAGAGTCTCGCCGAGGCGCTGGGCGCCATCCATTACGGATATGAGTCAACGATCGCCACAAAGCTCTCGGAGACAAGCATGGAGGCACTGCCAGCCCTCATGAACGAGCTTGGCATCCACGGAGTCTCCGCGGATATGGCGCACGAGGTCAGCTCAATGGTCGTAGAGCTCCTTAACAGAGGCGGCCTTGACAGCATGATGTGGTCCCTCTCCCTGATTATGATCGCCCTGGTCCTCGGCGGCGTAATGGAAAGCTGCAACTACCTGACCGTTCTGCTCAACCCGCTGCTTTATAAGGTCCGCACCGTCGGAGGCTTCGTAAGCCTCGTCGTCGCCTCCTGCTTTGTAAGCAACGTCTTCCTCGGCGACCAGTATCTCGCGATCGTCGTTCCCGGCCGTATGTTCAAATCCGCGGTCGCGAGAACCGACCTTTCGCCGCGTATGCTCTCGCGTACGCTGGAAGACTGCGGCATGCTCACGGCGGTCCTCATCCCCTGGACGGGATGCGGCGCCTTCCAGTCAAGTGCTCTGGGCGTCCCGACTCTGGCATACGCCCCCTACTGCTTCCTCAACTATATCAACCCGTTCGTGGCGATAGCCCTCTCCTACCTCGGCATAGGCAACTACTGGGGCAAGGATAAGGCCGACAAGGTCGAAAAGAGGACCGCGCTCGTATTCCCAAGGGAAGAAGCCGAAGCATAA
- a CDS encoding aminotransferase class III-fold pyridoxal phosphate-dependent enzyme translates to MKNIQKSLAVVARDEKAISPSSRSPYYPFAAASGAGALLKDADGNEYIDFSAGAASLNTGTCHPRVVTAIKEQAEKLLCYTIGYMYEESSVELAEKLISITPGDFPKKVAYGLSGSDAIDGAIKFARKYTGRSEIITFQTAYHGCTYGALSASAICLNMRRGIGPMLPGFHHFPYPQCSRCPWKEEPSSCSLACLEEIKKAFSLYLPPEEVAAVIIEPVGGDIGIVVPPARYVRALAELYREHGILFVSDEVQQGMGRTGKWFAIEHFGIEPDIIAVSKSLASGMPLSALVMRSEIADSLKDPGHCFTLAANAVCCRAALATIEVIEDERLLERSAKLGRNICGRLNSMKRENPLLGDTRSLGLTIGQEIIKADGGPDRDACAKICYRCWEKGLILTFLSDNVLRIQPPLVISDQEAEKGLKIIEESLEDYKNGAISDEALLFAKGWS, encoded by the coding sequence ATGAAAAATATCCAGAAATCCCTCGCCGTTGTTGCCCGCGACGAAAAGGCGATCTCACCATCGTCACGCTCGCCATATTATCCGTTCGCCGCCGCCTCCGGCGCCGGAGCCCTGCTGAAAGACGCCGACGGCAACGAATATATCGACTTCTCGGCAGGCGCCGCCTCGCTGAACACCGGCACCTGCCATCCGCGTGTCGTCACCGCGATAAAAGAACAGGCGGAAAAGCTGCTCTGCTACACCATCGGCTATATGTATGAAGAATCGTCCGTGGAACTCGCGGAAAAACTGATCTCCATAACGCCGGGAGATTTTCCGAAAAAGGTCGCCTACGGCCTCTCCGGCTCCGACGCCATAGACGGAGCGATAAAGTTCGCGCGCAAATACACGGGACGCAGCGAGATCATCACCTTTCAGACGGCCTACCACGGCTGTACCTACGGCGCGCTGTCGGCCTCGGCGATCTGCCTCAACATGCGGCGCGGCATCGGCCCGATGCTGCCGGGCTTCCACCATTTCCCCTATCCGCAGTGCAGCCGCTGTCCCTGGAAGGAAGAGCCCTCATCCTGCTCGCTCGCCTGCCTTGAGGAGATAAAAAAGGCCTTCTCTCTCTATCTGCCGCCGGAAGAGGTGGCGGCGGTGATCATCGAGCCGGTTGGAGGGGATATCGGCATCGTAGTCCCGCCGGCGCGTTATGTGCGGGCGCTTGCGGAGCTCTACCGCGAACATGGGATACTCTTCGTCTCCGACGAGGTCCAGCAGGGCATGGGGCGCACCGGCAAATGGTTCGCGATAGAACATTTTGGGATAGAGCCCGATATTATCGCGGTATCCAAGTCGCTCGCTTCGGGAATGCCGCTCAGCGCGCTCGTCATGCGTTCTGAGATCGCCGATTCGCTCAAAGACCCGGGACATTGTTTCACCCTCGCGGCGAACGCCGTCTGCTGCAGGGCGGCACTGGCGACAATTGAAGTCATAGAGGACGAGCGGCTTTTAGAGAGAAGCGCAAAACTCGGGAGAAATATATGTGGGCGCCTAAACTCCATGAAGAGAGAGAACCCGCTGCTGGGCGATACGCGAAGCCTGGGGCTGACGATTGGACAGGAAATAATAAAAGCGGACGGCGGCCCAGACAGAGACGCCTGCGCGAAAATATGCTACCGCTGCTGGGAAAAAGGGCTCATCCTGACATTTCTCAGCGACAACGTTTTGAGAATCCAGCCGCCGCTCGTTATAAGCGACCAAGAAGCGGAAAAAGGGCTTAAAATAATAGAGGAATCCCTCGAGGATTACAAAAACGGAGCCATCAGCGACGAAGCGCTCCTATTCGCAAAGGGGTGGTCGTAA
- a CDS encoding ASKHA domain-containing protein has protein sequence MCDKDRKITITFMPDNIEAEARSGELAADAAASAGVGIGRHCGGAGVCGKCRVMAGKDSPFAPLTKTEENLLTPDDIKQGVRLSCCAKIVKSGTIHVVDRIKSAGNSILEGFSHDISEWAPDCDGYGVAVDIGTTTVVCYLLALAGHTVVDRVSFLNPQVAFGDDVISRIAYSSSQPEALERIQRTLTDEMDKNIGTMAERNGISKEEITEIMIAANTVMEHLFAGISPKSIGHSPYMPEFFLKPPFKASAVGININEAGVVKMIPNVAGYVGADIVAGVAALDMDRQDKIRLLVDIGTNNEIVIGGSGGMFCCATAAGPALEGARIQYGMRASVGAIEKVTLENGLLKCQTIGGEAPKGLCGSGLIDAIALLLDEGIINESGRFEYPEKCRDEHFMARLGRSESGMVRLLLTDGEHPVYLTQKDIREVQLAVGAVKVGVEVMLEHAGITKDEIAEVCLAGAFGNNIDIDSAARVGLIPDIERARIHGVKNTSGLGACLALAAAEFYERTKETARKMSYVELSSLPDFQKRFVKAMSF, from the coding sequence ATGTGTGATAAAGACCGCAAGATCACAATAACCTTTATGCCGGACAATATAGAGGCCGAGGCGCGCAGCGGCGAACTCGCGGCGGACGCCGCGGCATCGGCGGGCGTCGGAATCGGCCGGCACTGCGGCGGAGCGGGAGTCTGCGGCAAATGCCGGGTAATGGCCGGTAAAGACAGCCCCTTCGCCCCGCTGACCAAGACCGAAGAAAACCTTCTGACCCCTGATGATATAAAACAGGGAGTACGGCTGTCGTGCTGCGCCAAAATTGTAAAGAGCGGCACCATACATGTCGTGGACCGGATAAAGTCCGCTGGGAACAGCATACTGGAGGGTTTTTCACATGATATATCCGAATGGGCTCCGGACTGTGACGGCTACGGGGTTGCCGTAGACATCGGCACCACCACCGTCGTATGCTACCTTTTGGCACTCGCCGGACATACGGTCGTCGACAGGGTCTCATTCCTGAATCCACAGGTCGCCTTCGGAGACGACGTCATCTCGAGGATAGCATATTCTTCAAGCCAGCCGGAAGCGCTGGAACGCATCCAGAGAACACTTACCGACGAAATGGATAAAAACATCGGCACGATGGCCGAAAGAAACGGCATCTCCAAGGAAGAAATAACCGAGATAATGATCGCGGCAAATACCGTCATGGAGCACCTGTTCGCCGGCATCTCGCCGAAGAGCATCGGCCACAGCCCCTACATGCCGGAATTCTTCCTGAAGCCTCCCTTTAAAGCCTCCGCCGTCGGCATAAACATCAACGAAGCTGGCGTCGTGAAGATGATACCAAACGTCGCGGGTTATGTGGGAGCGGACATCGTCGCGGGCGTCGCCGCCCTTGATATGGACCGGCAGGACAAAATAAGACTGCTTGTCGACATCGGCACCAACAACGAAATAGTGATCGGCGGCAGCGGGGGGATGTTCTGCTGCGCGACGGCCGCGGGGCCGGCGCTGGAGGGAGCCAGGATACAATACGGTATGCGCGCCAGCGTCGGAGCGATAGAAAAAGTCACCCTCGAAAACGGCCTCCTTAAATGTCAAACCATCGGCGGCGAAGCGCCTAAGGGGCTATGCGGCTCGGGGCTCATCGACGCCATCGCCCTGCTTCTTGACGAGGGGATCATAAATGAAAGCGGGCGCTTCGAATACCCGGAAAAATGCCGTGACGAGCACTTCATGGCGCGGCTGGGACGCAGCGAAAGCGGCATGGTTCGCCTACTCCTGACAGACGGAGAGCACCCCGTTTACCTGACGCAGAAAGACATCCGCGAGGTACAGCTCGCCGTAGGCGCGGTGAAGGTCGGCGTCGAGGTGATGCTTGAGCACGCGGGGATCACGAAGGATGAGATAGCGGAGGTCTGCCTCGCGGGAGCGTTCGGCAACAACATAGACATTGACAGCGCCGCGCGCGTCGGTTTAATACCTGATATCGAACGCGCGAGGATACATGGAGTAAAGAACACCTCGGGGCTCGGCGCCTGCCTGGCGCTCGCAGCCGCGGAATTTTACGAGAGAACGAAAGAGACCGCGCGGAAGATGTCATACGTCGAATTATCCTCCCTGCCGGATTTCCAGAAACGTTTTGTGAAGGCGATGTCCTTCTGA